The Nonlabens sp. Hel1_33_55 genome contains the following window.
GATCCTTCACTCGCTAATAATGGCACACGTAGAGTTGTGGCCTTCGTAGGAGATCCAGCATTAAAATTAGCCTTTCCATCACCTAGAGTAGTTCTAACCGAAGTAAATGGTCAACCTGTTGCAAACAGCACACAACTTAGAGCTTTGGATCGAGTCAATTTAGCTGGTGAAGTTCGAACCATATCAGGTAATCTTATTGCTAATTACAATGGTGAGGTAAGTGTTACCGTATTTGATAAAGAAATTGAGCGCACCACATTGGGAAATGATGGGATTAGAATCAATGGTGAGTTGGAACAAATTGATTTTAGACAACAAGGGGAGGTTTTATTTAGAGGACAAGCAACAGTAGAGAATGGTTTATTTAACGTTGATTTTGTGATGCCTCGAGACACTCAAATTCCTTTAGGGAATGGTAGAATCTCATTTTATGCTAAAAGAAATAACCTTCCAGAAGATCAAAATGGTTTTTCTGAAGATGTTCGCATTGGCGGGATCAATGAAAATGCTCCTCAAGATGATTTGGGTCCAGAGATTGAATTATTCATGAACGATCGCAACTTTGTTTCTGGAGGTATTACAGATGAAAATCCATTTATTCTCGCCTTCTTGAATGATATAAGCGGTATAAATACTGCCAGCGGCATTGGACATGATATTATAGGAATTATTGACGGCGATGAGACCAATCCATTTGTGCTCAATGACTATTATGAGGCGGCTGTGGATGATTTCACATCTGGAAAAGTCTACTTCCCATTACGCGGGATAGCTCCAGGACTACATACATTGACTGTAAAAGCCTGGGACACTTACAACAACAGTTCCACGCAAGAAATTCAATTTGTCGTTGCCAGTGGCGATGGGATTGAATTAACCAGAGTTCTAAATTACCCTAATCCATTTACTACCTACACTGAGTTTTGGTTTAATCACAACAGACCTTTTGAACCTTTGGAAGTGCAAGTTCAAGTCCTAACGGTCACCGGTAAAATTGTATGGTCCCAAAACCAAACCGTAACAACAACTGGATTTACATCTAGAGAAATTACATGGGATGGCGTGGACGACTTTGGACAGCGGTTGGGAAAAGGCGTTTACATTTATAAGATTACTGTAAAAAGTACGTTATCCAATGAGACCGCGAGCAAAATTGAAAAACTCGTTATCCTATAAATAATCATTACCATATATTTACGAATATTAAACCACCTACATGAGAAGAGTTTTATTACAAGTTTTAGTAATTGTTATGTTTTTTGCCGGTATGGTCCCAACCGCAGCTCAAGTGAGATCTCAGGATTCGAGAGTTGTTACTACGGCGCTGCCTTTTCTAAGAATTGCAGGTGATCCTAGATCTGCAGGTCTTGCAGATATGGGAGTTGCTACGAGTCCAGATGCATGGAGCCAGCAATGGAATCCAGCAAAGTATTCATTCATGAGTCGGGAACAAGCCATTGGTGTAGCATACACGCCATACTTAGGGCAACTTGTAAATGATATAGGGATTGGACAATTAGTATATGCAAACCGTATCAATGAGCAAAGTGCCTTTGCTGCTAGTTTGAGGTATTTTGGTTTAGGGACGATATTCATTACGGAGGACGGAGAAAACGGATTTGAAGAAAACCCTAACGAATTTGTACTAGACGGCTCCTACTCATTAAAATTATCAGATCAATTTTCCATGGCAGTTACCGGTCGTTTTTTACGAAGCGATCTTAGATTTCAAGCCACAGATCAAGATGCAACTGCTGCCAGTAGTTTTAGTGTAGGTGTATCTGGATATTATCAAAGTGAAGAAGTACCTATTGGAAATATGTATGGTAGATATCGCGGTGGTTTTAACGTGTCTAACATAGGTCCTAAAGTTTCTTATGACGTTGGTGGTAGAGAAGACTTTTTACCAACTAACCTAGGTCTAGGTGGTGGAATTGATTTTTATCTCAATGACGGTTTTAGCAAAATAGGTTTAACAGCAGAATTCAATAAACTGTTGGTTCCTACACCACCAATTAGAGAAGATGGTGACGAGAACGATAATGGAGTTCCTAATGAAATTATTGAAGGTCAAGACGATGATGTTAGCTTCTTTAGTGGAATTTTCCAGTCATTTGGTGATGCACCAGGTGGTGGAGCAGAAGAGTTGAGAGAAGTAACTTGGGCTCTGGGAGCAGAATATACTTATGATGATAGCTTTGCAGTAAGAACAGGTTATTTCAATGAGGCAGATGAAAAAGGTGGCCGTAAGTTTCTTTCTTTGGGAGCAGGTTTCCAGTTCTCTGAAATCAATGTAGATTTATCCTACTTATTTTCTACCAGTCGTGTACGTTCTCCTTTGGAAGGAACATTGCGTTTTGGGTTGACGTTTAACTTTGGGGATGAGTACCTAGAATACTAGACTATCAAACAAATTACCATAAATACGGTTATCGATGTTTTTGATAACGTAAAAGAGCTGGATCCACAAGTCCAAAAACTTATGGATGAGGCTATCGTTGCTAGGTCAAACGCTTATGCACCATATTCCAAGTTTACCGTTGGTTGTGCATTAATGCTTGAAAACGGTGAGATCATCCATGGCAATAATCAAGAAAATGCTGCTTACCCTTCAGGTTTGTGTGCAGAGCGTGTCGCTATTTTTGCCGCAGGAGCCAACTATCCTGGCGTTGCAATTGTGAGAATGGCAATTACTGCAAGTCCCGTGGATGATAGCTTTGAAAAACCGGTACCACCTTGTGGCGCTTGCCGCCAGTCCATTGCAGAATATGAGTCAAGACAAGATCAACCCATTGAAATATTCTTCATGGGAGCATCGGGAACAGTAGCGAGATCAGGCTCACTGGCAGATTTACTACCACTCATTTTTGACCGCAATTACCTATAGAAAATTCGCAAGGATTTAACCGCTCAATAGGTTTTCCCTTATTCTTTTTTCAGTTATTTTTGTTTTCCTTTGAGAAAAGATCGAACTGGTTGTCCAGATGGATGATATTTAGTTCGCTTTCGCGAAAGCGAGATAAAAACAACTACCATACATGAAAAAAGTAACTAAAGAAGTCCTACTAAAATGGTATGAGGACATGCTGTTCTGGAGAAAATTCGAGGACAAACTTGCACAAGTCTATATTCAACAAAAAGTACGTGGATTCCTGCACCTTTATAACGGTCAAGAAGCCATACTAGCTGGAGCACTTCACGCCATGGAATTAGGAAAGGATAAAATGATTACAGCATATCGTAATCACGTTCAACCTATTGGAATGGGTGTTG
Protein-coding sequences here:
- the porV gene encoding type IX secretion system outer membrane channel protein PorV; the encoded protein is MRRVLLQVLVIVMFFAGMVPTAAQVRSQDSRVVTTALPFLRIAGDPRSAGLADMGVATSPDAWSQQWNPAKYSFMSREQAIGVAYTPYLGQLVNDIGIGQLVYANRINEQSAFAASLRYFGLGTIFITEDGENGFEENPNEFVLDGSYSLKLSDQFSMAVTGRFLRSDLRFQATDQDATAASSFSVGVSGYYQSEEVPIGNMYGRYRGGFNVSNIGPKVSYDVGGREDFLPTNLGLGGGIDFYLNDGFSKIGLTAEFNKLLVPTPPIREDGDENDNGVPNEIIEGQDDDVSFFSGIFQSFGDAPGGGAEELREVTWALGAEYTYDDSFAVRTGYFNEADEKGGRKFLSLGAGFQFSEINVDLSYLFSTSRVRSPLEGTLRFGLTFNFGDEYLEY
- the cdd gene encoding cytidine deaminase, whose translation is MKQITINTVIDVFDNVKELDPQVQKLMDEAIVARSNAYAPYSKFTVGCALMLENGEIIHGNNQENAAYPSGLCAERVAIFAAGANYPGVAIVRMAITASPVDDSFEKPVPPCGACRQSIAEYESRQDQPIEIFFMGASGTVARSGSLADLLPLIFDRNYL